The following are encoded in a window of Arthrobacter woluwensis genomic DNA:
- a CDS encoding MFS transporter: MNIQLRRATIMTFVVFGINGLVFASWASRIPAVAATLQLSPGEIGGLLLCMAVGSLVALPSAGWCVNRIGVANTIRVASVFCALAVSGVATGLALHSVPVTGGSLVLIGVGIGLWDVAQNIEGADVEHQLGRTIMPQFHAAFSGGAFVGALLGAGLSAAGIGLPAHMVGIAVLVLVMGLAAPRFFLPHAPEDKDEAPAGGRMFAWKELRTLLIGVVVMGATLSEGAGNDWIAKGTVDGLHQSESTGALVFAVFVAGMTVFRVLGAGLIDRFGRVAVLRGSMLAAAAGLALFCWSGTLWLAILGALLWGAGAALTFPMGMSAAADDPRLAAARVSVVSTVGYVAFLAGPPVLGFLADHLGVRNALLFIGIPIVLAAVLASAAKPLSVERTPR, encoded by the coding sequence GTGAACATCCAGCTCCGACGCGCAACCATCATGACCTTCGTGGTCTTCGGCATCAACGGACTCGTCTTCGCCAGCTGGGCGTCACGCATCCCGGCCGTCGCCGCGACCCTGCAGCTCTCCCCCGGCGAGATCGGCGGCCTGCTGCTCTGCATGGCGGTCGGCTCACTTGTGGCGCTGCCCAGCGCGGGATGGTGCGTGAATCGGATCGGCGTCGCGAACACCATCCGGGTGGCCAGCGTGTTCTGCGCCCTCGCGGTCTCCGGGGTCGCCACGGGTCTCGCGCTGCACTCCGTGCCGGTCACGGGAGGCAGCCTCGTGCTGATCGGCGTGGGGATCGGGCTGTGGGACGTCGCGCAGAACATCGAGGGCGCCGACGTCGAACACCAGCTGGGGCGCACCATCATGCCGCAGTTCCACGCGGCGTTCAGCGGCGGCGCGTTCGTGGGGGCGCTGCTCGGAGCGGGTCTCTCCGCCGCGGGCATCGGGCTCCCGGCGCACATGGTGGGCATCGCGGTCCTCGTCCTGGTGATGGGTCTCGCGGCGCCGCGGTTCTTCCTGCCGCACGCGCCGGAGGACAAGGACGAAGCGCCCGCGGGCGGACGGATGTTCGCCTGGAAGGAGCTGCGCACCCTGCTCATCGGCGTGGTCGTCATGGGCGCCACTCTGAGCGAGGGCGCCGGGAACGACTGGATCGCCAAGGGCACCGTGGACGGCCTGCACCAGAGCGAATCCACCGGCGCGCTCGTCTTCGCGGTGTTCGTGGCCGGCATGACCGTGTTCCGTGTGCTCGGCGCGGGGCTGATCGACCGCTTCGGACGCGTGGCGGTGCTGCGCGGCAGCATGCTCGCGGCCGCCGCGGGTCTGGCGCTCTTCTGCTGGAGCGGCACCCTGTGGCTCGCGATCCTGGGGGCGCTCCTGTGGGGCGCGGGCGCCGCGCTGACGTTCCCCATGGGCATGTCCGCCGCCGCGGACGACCCGCGCCTCGCCGCGGCCCGTGTCTCCGTGGTGTCCACGGTGGGCTACGTGGCGTTCCTGGCGGGGCCGCCCGTGCTGGGCTTCCTGGCCGACCACCTCGGTGTCCGCAACGCACTGTTGTTCATCGGGATCCCGATCGTGCTCGCCGCAGTCCTGGCGTCGGCCGCCAAGCCGCTCAGCGTCGAACGTACGCCCCGCTGA
- a CDS encoding ABC transporter ATP-binding protein yields MIQAQGLRKQYGPKTAVSGISFTVQPGRVTGFLGPNGAGKSTTMRMIMGLDKPTAGHVTVNGKPFAQHKAPLREVGALLDAKAVHTGRSAYNHLRAMAATHDIPLSRVHEVMAMTGLTEVAKKRAGGFSLGMGQRLGIANALLGDPQTLILDEPVNGLDPEGVHWVRNLVRYLAGQGKTVFLSSHLMSEMAQTADHLLVIGRGQILADMSVQELIAGVQQKKALVRTPQSADLAAALAAPGVSVSQSAPETLEVSGLDTRDIARAALERQILLYELTPQEASLEQAYFELTRGAAEYQSDFSMANATHAHAAAAGPADGQGFGN; encoded by the coding sequence ATGATCCAAGCACAAGGCTTGCGCAAGCAGTACGGACCCAAGACCGCTGTTTCCGGCATCAGCTTCACCGTCCAGCCCGGCAGGGTCACGGGCTTCCTGGGCCCGAATGGCGCCGGGAAGTCCACCACCATGCGCATGATCATGGGGCTGGACAAGCCGACCGCCGGGCACGTGACCGTGAACGGCAAGCCGTTCGCCCAGCACAAGGCGCCGCTGCGGGAGGTGGGCGCGCTCCTGGACGCCAAGGCCGTGCACACCGGCCGGAGTGCCTACAACCACCTCCGGGCCATGGCCGCCACTCATGACATCCCGCTGAGCCGGGTGCACGAGGTGATGGCCATGACCGGCCTGACCGAGGTGGCCAAGAAGCGTGCCGGCGGGTTCTCGCTGGGCATGGGCCAGCGGCTCGGCATCGCCAATGCGCTCCTGGGCGACCCCCAGACACTCATCCTGGACGAGCCCGTCAACGGCCTCGACCCCGAAGGCGTGCACTGGGTCAGGAACCTGGTCCGCTACCTCGCCGGGCAGGGCAAGACGGTCTTCCTGTCCTCCCACCTCATGAGCGAAATGGCTCAGACGGCGGACCACCTCCTGGTGATCGGGCGCGGCCAGATCCTGGCCGACATGTCCGTCCAGGAGCTGATCGCCGGCGTCCAGCAGAAGAAGGCCCTGGTCCGCACGCCGCAGTCGGCCGACCTCGCCGCGGCTCTCGCCGCACCGGGCGTGTCGGTCAGTCAGTCCGCCCCGGAGACCCTCGAAGTCTCCGGCCTGGACACTCGGGACATCGCCCGCGCGGCGCTGGAGCGTCAGATCCTGCTGTACGAGCTGACGCCGCAGGAGGCCTCCCTCGAGCAGGCGTACTTCGAATTGACGCGCGGGGCCGCCGAATACCAGTCCGACTTCAGCATGGCCAACGCCACTCATGCTCACGCCGCGGCGGCCGGTCCCGCTGACGGCCAGGGCTTCGGAAACTAG
- a CDS encoding ABC transporter permease, with product MSTQTLNTTQTAPAQGATTGNWSFLGLLRSEWIKFWSLRSTIWLLACTTVAAVGIGTLSAWVRHTFFQQMIDMATEHGAKPTATELQANLPAGSGFELYNLPNAGLQIAVLVLGSLAVLFLSSEFATGMIRSTMSATPKRLPVFAAKAIILAVIGYVLATVTGVITFLISLAIFSDMPEFNLGWDTDGVLQGVFTGGLYVAAVAIIGLSLAALLKSSAGGVTVLVALLFVLDFAGTFLQLVPGEFWKYVPQYLPSQAGGRFLAIGHVDGMLDPGIAGLVLLGWVLLLAIPALVVLKKRDV from the coding sequence ATGAGCACACAGACTTTGAACACGACGCAGACGGCCCCCGCCCAGGGCGCCACCACCGGCAATTGGAGCTTCCTCGGTCTGCTGCGCAGCGAATGGATCAAGTTCTGGAGCCTCCGCTCCACCATCTGGCTGCTGGCGTGCACCACGGTCGCCGCCGTCGGGATCGGCACGCTGTCGGCCTGGGTACGCCACACCTTCTTCCAGCAGATGATCGACATGGCGACTGAGCACGGGGCGAAGCCCACCGCGACGGAACTGCAGGCGAACCTGCCGGCGGGATCCGGTTTCGAACTCTACAACCTGCCCAACGCCGGCCTCCAGATCGCCGTCCTGGTCCTCGGATCCCTCGCGGTGCTGTTCCTGTCCAGCGAATTCGCCACCGGCATGATCCGCTCCACAATGTCCGCCACCCCCAAGCGGCTGCCCGTGTTCGCCGCCAAGGCCATCATCCTGGCCGTGATCGGGTACGTGCTGGCCACGGTGACGGGCGTGATCACGTTCCTCATCTCCCTGGCGATCTTCTCGGACATGCCCGAATTCAATCTCGGCTGGGACACCGACGGCGTGCTGCAGGGCGTCTTCACGGGTGGCCTGTACGTGGCCGCCGTGGCCATCATCGGTCTCTCCCTCGCCGCGCTCCTGAAGAGCTCGGCCGGCGGTGTGACGGTGCTCGTGGCGCTCCTGTTCGTCCTGGACTTCGCGGGGACTTTCCTGCAGCTTGTCCCGGGTGAGTTCTGGAAGTACGTCCCGCAGTACCTCCCGAGCCAGGCCGGTGGACGGTTCCTCGCCATCGGGCACGTCGACGGCATGCTCGATCCGGGCATCGCGGGCCTCGTCCTGCTCGGCTGGGTCCTCCTGCTGGCCATCCCCGCGCTCGTCGTCCTGAAGAAACGGGACGTCTGA